A window from Rhizosphaericola mali encodes these proteins:
- a CDS encoding glycoside hydrolase family 88 protein — MKFFSQFILTFSIFITINTFGQKKEMRKLIADNFAFADSQYHYLINAGLPLDEMPQSFNYTTNKVTGYERTWWCTGFYPGNLLYIYQQTKDESLLPEIRRTLKVIQPNENYTGNHDLGFMMFCSFGNAISILKDASYKKILFQSATSLSSRFRPHIPAIQSWNKSKNFNCPVIIDNMMNLELLEWVSQHGGDRKFAEIALQHANTTMKNHFRSNYSSFHVVDYDTSNGTVLQKKTWQGYADSSSWARGQGWGLYGFTMMYRFTKNKKFLEQARHIAHYILNNPKLPIDKIPYWDFSDPKIPNVPRDASAGALIASALLELGQYTSGKEKSNYVTNAEIMLQSLSSPGYRSKLGSNGGFLLMHSTGALPFNSEVDVPLIYADYYFLEALIRYKNWYL, encoded by the coding sequence ATGAAGTTTTTCAGCCAATTTATTTTAACATTTTCCATTTTTATTACGATTAATACCTTCGGTCAGAAAAAAGAAATGAGAAAATTAATAGCGGATAATTTTGCATTTGCAGATAGCCAATATCATTATCTAATTAATGCAGGTCTACCCTTAGACGAAATGCCACAAAGTTTTAATTATACAACAAACAAAGTTACTGGTTATGAAAGAACTTGGTGGTGCACAGGCTTCTATCCAGGAAATCTATTATATATTTATCAACAAACAAAAGATGAATCTTTATTACCTGAAATCCGCCGTACATTAAAAGTTATACAACCCAACGAAAATTATACTGGTAATCACGATCTCGGCTTTATGATGTTTTGTAGCTTCGGGAATGCCATTTCAATTTTAAAGGACGCTAGTTATAAGAAAATACTCTTTCAATCCGCTACATCTTTGTCTTCTAGATTTCGTCCACATATTCCAGCCATTCAGTCATGGAATAAAAGTAAGAATTTTAACTGCCCAGTTATTATTGACAATATGATGAATTTGGAATTGTTGGAATGGGTAAGTCAACACGGCGGCGATAGAAAATTTGCAGAGATAGCATTACAACATGCCAACACTACCATGAAAAATCATTTTAGGAGCAACTACAGTTCTTTTCATGTTGTGGACTATGATACAAGCAATGGAACCGTCCTACAAAAAAAAACCTGGCAGGGATATGCAGATAGTTCCTCATGGGCAAGAGGTCAAGGTTGGGGATTATATGGCTTCACGATGATGTATCGGTTTACCAAAAATAAAAAATTTCTAGAGCAAGCCAGACATATTGCTCATTACATCCTTAACAATCCCAAGCTTCCAATTGATAAAATTCCTTATTGGGATTTTAGCGATCCAAAAATACCCAATGTTCCAAGAGATGCATCAGCAGGAGCATTGATAGCTTCGGCATTATTAGAATTAGGACAATATACTTCAGGAAAAGAAAAAAGCAACTACGTTACGAATGCAGAAATTATGCTGCAATCTTTATCCTCGCCTGGTTACAGATCTAAATTAGGTAGCAATGGTGGATTCCTTTTGATGCATAGTACAGGTGCATTACCATTCAACTCCGAAGTAGATGTACCTTTAATTTATGCAGATTATTACTTTTTGGAAGCGTTGATTAGATATAAAAATTGGTATTTATAA
- a CDS encoding DUF2264 domain-containing protein, which translates to MKRRSFIHLSSLTGLSVFNKVLPENNYKNQINNHQSHENDRIYWVNLLIKISTPVLENLANNTLRKNMVVDYSPSWDGRDKQVAYLEAFGRLLAGIAVWFNAPEVSEVEDKERVKIYNWALQSIKNAVNPQSPDYLLWHSNQVAQPLVDAAYFAHALIRCPKKLWEPLDNITKNRIIQELTKFRLQRPFNNNWVLFSSIIESFLLKYGPDCDFKRMDDGIDSVINWYVGDGWYSDGPKFAFDHYNGYDMHSMLIDCLKINVEKGRRTKEEYEISYKRMQRYAHFLERYISPEGYYLVIGRSSTYRTGAFQPLVQLALEKNLPKEISPAQVRSALTKVMKNIFIDSTFHKGWLRLGLVGDEQRELADYYSNTGSMYIASLVFLPLGLSPKDPFWNDPFTEWTQLKAWQGKPFANDYAVPY; encoded by the coding sequence ATGAAACGTCGATCTTTTATTCATTTATCTTCCTTAACTGGGCTAAGCGTATTTAATAAGGTCTTACCAGAAAATAATTACAAAAATCAAATCAATAACCATCAATCACATGAAAATGATCGAATATATTGGGTTAATCTTCTAATCAAAATATCTACTCCAGTATTAGAAAATCTTGCCAACAATACGCTGCGAAAAAACATGGTAGTTGATTATAGTCCTTCTTGGGATGGAAGAGATAAGCAAGTTGCTTATTTAGAAGCATTTGGGCGGCTATTAGCAGGCATAGCAGTGTGGTTTAATGCACCAGAAGTATCAGAAGTTGAAGATAAAGAAAGGGTTAAAATATATAATTGGGCATTACAAAGTATTAAAAACGCAGTAAACCCACAAAGTCCAGATTATTTACTTTGGCATAGTAATCAAGTAGCGCAACCACTTGTGGATGCCGCCTATTTTGCACATGCCTTAATACGTTGCCCCAAAAAATTGTGGGAACCTTTAGATAATATAACTAAGAATAGAATTATTCAAGAATTAACTAAATTCAGATTACAGAGACCATTTAATAATAACTGGGTTTTATTTAGTTCTATTATAGAATCATTTTTATTGAAATATGGTCCCGACTGTGATTTTAAAAGAATGGATGATGGTATTGATAGTGTTATCAATTGGTATGTAGGAGATGGATGGTACAGTGATGGACCAAAATTTGCATTTGACCATTATAATGGTTATGATATGCATAGTATGTTAATTGATTGCCTTAAGATAAATGTAGAAAAAGGAAGACGTACTAAAGAAGAATATGAAATCTCTTATAAAAGAATGCAACGGTATGCTCATTTTTTAGAGCGCTATATATCTCCAGAAGGTTACTATTTGGTTATTGGACGGTCTTCAACCTATCGAACTGGTGCTTTTCAGCCTTTGGTTCAATTAGCATTGGAAAAAAATTTACCAAAAGAAATAAGTCCGGCCCAAGTGCGATCCGCATTAACCAAAGTAATGAAAAACATTTTTATAGATTCTACATTTCATAAGGGTTGGTTAAGGCTAGGTTTGGTTGGAGATGAACAAAGAGAATTAGCAGATTATTATTCTAATACAGGAAGTATGTACATCGCAAGCTTAGTATTTCTACCTTTAGGATTATCCCCCAAGGATCCATTTTGGAATGATCCTTTTACCGAATGGACGCAACTAAAAGCTTGGCAGGGTAAACCGTTTGCAAATGATTATGCAGTACCATATTAA
- a CDS encoding NAD(P)/FAD-dependent oxidoreductase: MSNQTGKKVVIIGAGFAGVQLTKRLINTNFDITLIDSHNYHQFQPLFYQVASGRLEPTTISTPVRKLFPDKQNFHFRLGKVKNIDTAAKVVSLGELEIPYDYLVVATGCSNNYFGNENVAKNSYTMKSTTQAIALRNKILLNLEEVYSVKPENKEAYQNIVIVGGGPTGVETAGALAELKNNVLPKDYPDYDFSNIKISLIEGTPFTLAPMSETARKFSRKYLEDLGVEVLTEKLVTDYDGHTVSFKDGSTIITNTLIWAAGVIGNVPAGIPKEVIGRGARITVDEYHAVTGLDGVYAIGDISSMITDANPRGYAQLANVANKQGDNLAEVLKAIADGRTPKKFVYKSPGTMATVGKWKAVVDMPSFSFKGPFAWVTWMLVHIMLIYKMRNRRVIFLNWMTSLFTNNSYLRTIFLPTKKSINFTDKYPEEE; this comes from the coding sequence TAATCATTGGAGCCGGTTTTGCTGGAGTGCAATTAACCAAAAGGCTGATTAACACTAATTTTGATATTACATTAATTGATTCACACAATTATCATCAGTTTCAACCTTTATTTTATCAAGTTGCTTCTGGTCGTTTAGAACCAACTACAATCTCTACTCCAGTAAGAAAACTTTTCCCTGATAAGCAAAATTTCCATTTCCGTTTAGGCAAAGTAAAAAATATTGATACCGCGGCCAAAGTGGTATCTTTAGGAGAATTGGAAATCCCTTACGACTATTTAGTCGTAGCAACTGGTTGTTCTAATAATTATTTTGGCAACGAGAATGTCGCTAAGAATTCTTACACCATGAAAAGTACAACGCAAGCAATTGCATTGAGAAATAAAATCTTGTTGAACTTAGAAGAGGTGTATAGTGTAAAGCCAGAGAATAAAGAAGCGTATCAAAATATTGTTATAGTTGGTGGTGGTCCTACAGGTGTTGAGACAGCGGGAGCCTTGGCTGAATTGAAAAACAATGTTTTGCCCAAAGATTATCCTGATTATGATTTCTCCAATATCAAAATTTCATTGATTGAAGGTACGCCATTCACATTAGCACCAATGAGCGAAACTGCACGTAAATTTTCTAGAAAATATTTGGAAGATTTGGGTGTCGAAGTTTTGACTGAAAAATTGGTAACAGATTATGATGGTCATACCGTATCTTTTAAAGATGGTAGTACGATTATCACAAATACATTGATATGGGCAGCGGGTGTGATTGGTAATGTTCCTGCCGGTATTCCAAAAGAAGTAATTGGTCGTGGTGCTAGAATCACCGTGGATGAATATCATGCGGTAACTGGTTTGGATGGTGTATATGCAATTGGAGATATTTCTTCAATGATTACAGATGCGAATCCAAGAGGTTATGCCCAATTAGCAAACGTCGCAAATAAACAAGGTGATAATTTGGCTGAAGTATTAAAAGCAATTGCAGATGGTAGAACGCCTAAGAAATTTGTATACAAAAGTCCAGGTACAATGGCTACTGTAGGTAAATGGAAAGCTGTTGTAGATATGCCAAGTTTTAGTTTCAAAGGTCCTTTTGCTTGGGTCACTTGGATGTTGGTACATATTATGTTGATTTATAAAATGAGAAACAGACGAGTTATTTTCTTGAACTGGATGACTAGTCTATTTACAAATAATTCTTACTTGAGAACTATATTTTTACCAACTAAGAAAAGTATTAATTTTACAGATAAATATCCTGAAGAAGAATAA